The region atatattataatatatattatattataatataaatatataatacattaatattatatacatatacacacacacacacacatatatatagatactgctcagtcactcagtcgtgtccaactctttgtgactctatgggtCCACCAGGTCCGTgggactttctaggcaagaatactggagtaggttttcattttctcctctgggaatcttctcaaccttgATTtaaaactcacatctcctgcatctcctgcactgcagagattatttaccactgagccactggtgaaacctatatatatacatatatatatgtatacatatatacatatatttatatatacatagtgaagcctatatgtatatacatacatatacacacacatttatgttgAATTGGTGAAGttagcattttaaatttcatgccCAAATGATGTCTCATATGTTTCTATAATCTTATAATACTGTCATTTTCTAACTACTTTAACTTTCAGTaggggtctcaaagtgtcagacacgactgagcaattcaACTCAAGCCTAATTCATTATAGCTTCTACCTAGAGTTTCTTGAGCTCCATAGCTAGATAGATCTTACCTTACAAACTGGTGTCTACACTTTCAACACTGTGTGTTGCTATAATAGTACTTTCTGAGACCGACTTCTTACAGAAACTCCTCCCTTATTTCAAGTTTCCCTCCCCAATGTAcagatattttacatatatgccCATTATAAATATTCTCCATCCAAGTggtaatttttttacattttataagcTCACACTGACACATCACAACCACTCAAAGTCCATTATTTACCTTTGGATTCAATCTTGGTGTTGTGTGTTCAATGAGTTTGAAAAACATATATAATGACATGAATCCATCATTATAGTCTTATATAGAATTGTTTTCAATGCCCTAAAATTCCTCTGTGCTCTATCTCTTTATCATCCTACTTCCAAACCTCTGGCAACCATTAATCATTTTATTCCGTGTGTTCTCTGGTTGCCATTGTTCTAGGTTTCGATTAATGTATCCTGAAGTTCACAGATTCTTTGTTTTGGCATATCTAGTTTAATGGTAAATTCATTAAAGATATTCTTCATTTTAGTTATAGCATTTTTGACTTCTAGCATTTCATTTTGGTTCTTTATTAGAGTTTTATCTAATGTTAAaagattatatgtatatatataacatatatatatatatatttgtatgcaatatatttatatatctgaaTACAATCAACTTCTTGAAATATAgttcttgtgctcagtcatgcctgagcatgactctgtgatcccaagaactgtggcccaccagactccttgtTCTATGGAATTTTCATgagaagaatgctggagtgagctgcattttcctcctccaggggatcttcctgacccaggaaccaaaccggcatctcctgactctcctgtatttcaggtggatttttaccagtGAGCCGCTGGAGAAGACCACCTTTGGGGACTAACTGAAGTAtaaagttacatatatatttaatacactTCACTTAAAGTGTTTGGGGATGAGTATACCCATGAAAACATCACCACTATCAAGTCACAAGCAAATCCTTACCtcctaaagtttctttttttttttcttctattgctGTTATAATTTTAATGTAAGATCTACCTTCTTAGCAATTTTGAGTATGCAAAAGTTTTGTTAATTATAGGCACTAAACTATATAATAGATTACCTGAACTTATTTAATTCAAACAGTTCAAACTTTTTATGTTTGACCATCAACTTCCAATGTCCCCCTTCCCCCAGTCCCTGGAagccaccattctactctttGCTTCTATGAGATTGTCTATTTTAGATAattcatataaatgagatcacccagtgtttgtctttttgtgtctgatttatttcatttagcaaaaGTCCTCTACATCCATCCATATTATTGCAACGACAATATTTTCTCACTTATTAAGActgaataacatttcattgtatacatatgcaccagatttttaaaatatattttttcatgaaagATACTTTAGTGGTTCTCATATCTTGACTGTTGGGAGTGATGCTACAAAGAACATGAGTGCAATATCTCACCAAGATTCTAATATCAATTAATTTGTGTAAATACCCAGAAATAATTGGTAGCTTAcaaagtaggtttttttttttttttttttaatgttttgaggaacctctatacttttacaatggctataccaatttacatatGTATCATCAGTGCTTGAGGTGTTCTTTTTTCATatctttgtcaacacttgttgttgtttttttttttcttctttaataataGCCTAACAGATATGAGGTGATATGCAATTGCACTTTAGAttttcatttgataaaatttatttgCTACCCAGGGCAATAAAAGATCCAATGCaatgtttataaaataactttGGTATTTTTTGAAGTAGAAAAAGCATAAATTTTGTGTGACACCACAGACAATATCAAACATCCAAAGAAACAGAATGCAAAAGTACAAAGCTGGAGTCATCACACATCCTGGTTTCAAAAatgtattacaaagctacagtactTGAACAAAACAGTTTTGGTATAAAGACAGACATCTAGGCCAATGAAGCAGAATAAGGAGCTCACAAATCAATTCACACATATTTAGTCAACTGAATCTTCAACAAGGGTGTTAACAGTACATAGTGGGAAAAGTATactgttggaaaaactggatattcacatgcaaaagaatgaaaatcaacCCTCATCTTAAACCATGAATAAAAGTCAACTTATGCTTAAACATAAGccatgaaactataaaactctcagaagaaataaaagggaaaagccTCATGACATTAAGTTTAGTGATGATTTCATGGATATGACACCATAAGGACAGGCAACAAGAGCGCAGTTAGGTAAGGTGAGCTCATCTCACTAAAGTTACGTGCAGCAAGTGACGGAATCCACCGGGTAAGAAGGCCTCCAGCAGAGGAGGAGAACATGTCTGCAGATCACTTAAACAGACTGtccccaaagaagacacaaacgGACAACAGGTTAGTGTGAAAAAATACTTAACACCACTAGTTATTAGGGAAACACAAATATAAAGCATTATTATAAGTTGGAGgctgactgactttattttttcagcaaATATTAGTGGGTCATGAATTATCCCAggaccattttcttttttattgagtgAGTCATCATGTTGCTATTTTGAACTAGATCATAATTGGAACATATTCCCCTTGGGAACTCTCCTTTGGTTTCAGCAACAGTTGAGGAGGTAGATATAAGCAGTTTGAATTAATTATACTCATAAGACATCAAAACTGCTTCTGCTGAGGTAAGAGAGATCTTCAGGGCATTTGCTGAGTATTTTAGGAGTTTGGACCTAACAAGATCAGAGATGCTGTGCAATCCTTTTATTAACAGTTGTTTCTATCACATAGGTGAATAAAtacaacaaagaaaatacaaaggattaAATTTAGGTTTATATTTGTTTGTTATTGTTGCCATATTTAGCTACAATTTTTGTAAGTGACTTTAATTGTGACTCACATTGTCTAGTTGATAATTCACTGGAACCACAGTAAACTATCTAAACaagtataataattttttaaaaattgtttttgttttcagaaaatttcttcacattttcacCACAGATCTTGAGACCGTTGAAAATCAAAGATTTTAGatatctgaaaataataaatatgactGATTATTTAGTAAATGAAAAAACACAATATAATGCTAAGTATCTCAGAAATACATTTAATGACTATAAGTTGCAATATCATTGTTTAATTCCATCATGGCCCACCATCttaaaaattttgattatttCATTTGGATACACCTAATAAGGGTTAATAGAGTTAGAAAGAATTTGGAAATAGCACATAAAATGTTACAGTCTGAGAGGTTGCTACTCTGCAAGACCAACCTAATTTAGCATTATCTATTTAACAATATTTTGAAGATTCAgctttattaatgtattttatatgacAGTATTTGTTCTGCATTGTAAAATCAATATTAATGTTTCATTCTATAGATAAGCAAATTATAAGAAATCATTTTACACACTTACTCAAAGTAACTAGATTGCTGATATCCTTTCCAGGTATCTGCACACGGATACACTAGGCCATGTTACTGTATGGGAGAAGGAAATTGATTTTAACCAATGATTTGGAGTTTTAAGCTAGTTTAATACGGAAACAACTAATAGGATTCGGTGGTAAACTAGCTGGTTTATCTCATGGACCTAGACGCGTGGATCTGCCCATGAGTGAGGAACACACGTATTTTCCCCTTTGAGTCTTCAGTGAGCGGCATGAACGCTTGACCCGCTGTCTTGTCACCATGTTCTGATCTACAACTGGGAAATCACGCtctggcaaaaaataaatatgaagacaCAAATCACattccattgggtcacaaagttATTCACTCTTTTGGTAGGAAATGAATTGCAAGTTTTGAAAAATCTTTGCGTTTGTTCCATGAGGTATCAAGATGAAGAATGTCACTGAAGTAACATCCTTTTTACTGAAAGGCTTCACAGACAATCTTGAATTGCAAATCATCTTATTCTTCTTGTTTCTAGCAATTTACCTCTTCACGCTGATTGGAAATTTAGGACTGATTGTGTTAGTCATTGGGGATTGCCGGCTCCACAGCCCCATGTACTATTTTCTGAGTGTGCTTTCATCTGTGGATGCCTGCTATTCCTCAGTAGTTACCCCCAAAATGTTAGTAGATCTTATGTCAAAGAACAAAGCCATTTCCTTCCTTGAATGTGCAGCACAGATGTTTCTTGCTGTTACTTTTGGGACCACAGAATGCTTTATCTTGGCTGCAATGGCGTATgatcgctatgtggccatctaCACCCCCCTCCGGTATTCAGGCAGCATGGGACCCAGAGTCTATGTGCCACTCACCATTGCTTCCTGTGTTGGTGGCGTCTCGCATGCTTCTGTACACACCGTGGCTACTTTCAGCCTCTCCTTCTGTGCCTCCAATGAAATCAGACATGTCTTCTGTGACATCCCTCCCCTCCTCGCTATTTCTTGCTCTGACACTCACACAAACCAGCTTCTGCTCTTCTACTTTGCAGGCTCTATTGAGATAGTCACTGTCCTGACTGTCCTGGTTTCCTATGGTTTCATTCTGTCGGCCATTCTGAGGATGCCATCTGCTGTAGGGAGAAGGAAAGTGTTTTCTACATGTGGTTCTCACTTAACTGGAGTGTCCATTATTCATGGTACAGTTCTCTTCATGTATGTGAGACCAAGTTCCAGCTATGCCTTGAACCATGACATGATCGTGTCACTGTTTTACAGTGTCGTGATTCCAATGCTGAATCCCACCATCTATAGTTTAAGGAACAAAGATGTAAAAGAGGCAATGAAAAAAGTGTTTGGGAAAAATTGGTTTATCAATAAAGTATATTTTCagagtaaacattaaaaaattgagaGTGAGGTTATGTACATAATATCAAGAAGAcatgatgaaattttttttagtttattaatatATGTCTCTTCTTCCtggatattttaatataaacatcATAGCTAACCTTCTATCTATGTTATTTTTATATGCAGAAAAATTGTATCATGCATTTGCCCTTTAATATTACCCTATTGATAGAGGTGtccacacactcatacacacatgcacacacacccatacacattTGTATGTAAAAGCATGCTGATTGAcataacacaaacacacacaggcacatgtaGATGTAACTTTAGCATAGtatgtattcttttcttctttcattttggtATAATTTGAATGTATAGTTCCCAATATTCACAACTGTAATTAACATTATATCTGATGAGCTTGATCAAATGCTAATAATCAATAGCAAACCCATAGTTCATATGATCCCATACCATGGAGCCATTGGTATCTGAATTCATCTCAAAGCACCCTGATCTGTCCTTAGATTCATTCACTGGCAGCTATCTAATCCCAGTCTGTGGTCTGGGGACCATAGACAACACGTTCAGATCCCTGGTGCTAACTAGCATGCTTATTTGTAAGGATGCATTTCTTCCATTCTTGTTATTTCATTCAGAGCTGGAATGCTAAACAAATCTTTAATCTCTCACAGAAATAAAGTCTAGGTGTTGACATTTATCAAgatcacacattaaaaaaagacaaacacaattCAGAGAGTAATGTATAACTGGCCTGCGTATTCAGCTCTTTCCACAACTGAGTCCCAAACCACTTTTATGGATTTGATTACAGGTCTGGTGCTGACTCAGATTTTAACTCTCTTTTCCTTGGACCATTTCAATTCTGATATGCCCCTGCATAAACCCCCACTCCTCATGCTCAGGCCCAAGAACCTCATTACGGAGGGGTCTCCCCTACATGCAGGTTTAATCCTTGTTTCCAATAGACCTCGTGTTCATTGCAAGGATATGTGTCCTTCAGAAATAACCTTAAGATGCAGTGTTCTCCTTTCCTGCTTTCACTCATTtgtatttattaacttttaatcACAATTTTGCACAAACTCATTCTCTTCTTAAAGGAGCATCCTTATTTTTAAATCCAAGACAAGCTTCTGAGATTTAGAGTCC is a window of Cervus canadensis isolate Bull #8, Minnesota chromosome 11, ASM1932006v1, whole genome shotgun sequence DNA encoding:
- the LOC122449360 gene encoding olfactory receptor 5T2-like — protein: MKNVTEVTSFLLKGFTDNLELQIILFFLFLAIYLFTLIGNLGLIVLVIGDCRLHSPMYYFLSVLSSVDACYSSVVTPKMLVDLMSKNKAISFLECAAQMFLAVTFGTTECFILAAMAYDRYVAIYTPLRYSGSMGPRVYVPLTIASCVGGVSHASVHTVATFSLSFCASNEIRHVFCDIPPLLAISCSDTHTNQLLLFYFAGSIEIVTVLTVLVSYGFILSAILRMPSAVGRRKVFSTCGSHLTGVSIIHGTVLFMYVRPSSSYALNHDMIVSLFYSVVIPMLNPTIYSLRNKDVKEAMKKVFGKNWFINKVYFQSKH